From a region of the Anaerolineales bacterium genome:
- a CDS encoding helix-turn-helix transcriptional regulator: MIKTDEMPSINEKLSQELRRGSLVLAALSQLQEPKYGYALIDDLSRRGLDIEQGTLYPLLRRLEEQGLLRSEWNVDGSRPRRYYVLSPMGQEVLKALTADWLRLTQ; the protein is encoded by the coding sequence ATGATAAAGACGGATGAGATGCCCTCGATCAACGAGAAGCTGTCCCAGGAACTGCGGCGCGGCAGCCTGGTGTTGGCCGCTCTCAGCCAGCTGCAGGAGCCCAAATACGGCTACGCCCTGATCGACGACTTGTCCCGCCGCGGCCTGGATATCGAGCAGGGGACCCTGTATCCGCTGCTCCGGCGGCTGGAGGAGCAGGGGCTGCTCCGGAGCGAGTGGAATGTCGATGGCTCGAGACCGCGCCGCTACTATGTGCTCAGCCCGATGGGGCAGGAAGTGCTCAAGGCACTGACCGCCGACTGGTTGCGGCTCACTCAG